Proteins from a genomic interval of Capsicum annuum cultivar UCD-10X-F1 chromosome 4, UCD10Xv1.1, whole genome shotgun sequence:
- the LOC107869675 gene encoding chromo domain-containing protein cec-1 has product MGACASKQNVLNCEAPEVKPENAAANSVGLVIKKDVAKNDETLIAEDGDSDKNPSLDNLLNNEEDTGSIEDKEETSVKASKVASEEDKLEDEKVVDDGPKTDASTCVEENKTDEVKSKIHVQKNVEEVVKPLVESENKIDDQKKLPEVAPTEKTVEEVKPAITEDKNIEVQSTAAEDPNFEAEKKKTEDKPASTKKGKFWWDK; this is encoded by the exons atgggaGCCTGCGCAAGCAAACAAAATGTGTTAAATTGTGAAGCCCCTGAAGTCAAACCAGAAAATGCAGCTGCCAATTCTGTTGGGCTTGTGATCAAAAAAGATGTGGCGAAAAATGATGAGACACTCATTGCCGAAGATGGTGATTCCGACAAAAACCCATCTCTCGATAATTTACTCAAT AATGAAGAAGATACGGGTTCAATAGAAGACAAAGAGGAGACATCAGTAAAAGCTTCTAAAGTAGCATCTGAGGAAGACAAGTTAGAAGATGAGAAGGTTGTTGATGATGGTCCCAAAACCGATGCTTCTACTTGTGTTGAAGAGAACAAAACAGATGAAGTAAAATCAAAAATTCACGTCCAGAAGAATGTGGAGGAAGTAGTAAAACCATTAGTGGAGAGTGAGAATAAAATCGATGATCAAAAAAAATTACCAGAAGTAGCTCCTACAGAGAAGACTGTAGAAGAAGTAAAACCTGCTATCACTGAGGATAAGAACATTGAAGTGCAGTCAACAGCTGCTGAGGATCCAAATTTTGAAGCTGAGAAAAAGAAAACAGAAGACAAACCAGCTTCTACGAAGAAAGGCAAATTTTGGTGGGATAAGTAA